A single Harpia harpyja isolate bHarHar1 chromosome 6, bHarHar1 primary haplotype, whole genome shotgun sequence DNA region contains:
- the LOC128143101 gene encoding C-type lectin domain family 12 member B-like isoform X2, whose protein sequence is MTEEVTYANLKFENSHELDNITKPEDTKKKGPSTSSRSCWPVVLILLTLCLALLMALVTLAVLFFQIPKDYRKQLRDLNMTKNELHANFSNTLQAIGNQLCLEGEKNLKNNGQNCVLCPANWKWEGGDTCYYHSEKMKSWEESHQFCSSRNSTLLLIKEQAKLSLVQKFPRKTYWLGLIFRPQQRIWYWTDNTALTEKQKSWTKQINFLQPCGYFYYSTIYSTTCKEEVYYICEKPAIQLQRGNNHWQEDWFVRPE, encoded by the exons ATGACAGAAGAAGTAACATATGCTAATCTGAAATTTGAAAACAGCCATGAACTGGATAATATCACAAAGCCTGAAGATACTAAGAAAAAAG GGCCTTCCACTTCGTCCCGCTCTTGCTGGCCAGTAGTCCTGATTTTGCTCACGCTGTGCCTGGCATTGCTGATGGCGCTGGTGACCCTGGCAGTTTTAT TTTTCCAGATTCCCAAGGATTACAGAAAACAACTGAGAGACCTCAACATGACAAAGAACGAGCTGCATGCAAATTTCTCAAATACGCTGCAAGCAATAGGAAATCAGCTATgcttggaaggggaaaaaaaccttaaaaataatg GCCAGAACTGTGTGCTCTGCCCTGCAAACTGGAAGTGGGAAGGTGGCGATACGTGTTACTACCACTCCGAGAAAATGAAGTCGTGGGAGGAGAGTCACCAGTTTTGTTCCTCACGAAACTCTACTCTTCTTCTGATAAAAGAGCAAGCAAAGCTG AGCTTGGTACAAAAATTTCCTAGAAAAACATACTGGCTTGGATTAATATTTAGACCTCAACAGAGAATCTGGTATTGGACAGACAACACAGCccttacagaaaagcagaagtctTG gACAAAGCAGATAAACTTCCTCCAACCTTGTGGGTATTTTTATTATAGTACCATATATAGCACAACATGTAAAGAAGAGGTTTACTATATCTGTGAAAAGCCCGCCATCCAATTACAGCGAGGTAACAACCATTGGCAAGAGGACTGGTTTGTCAGACCAGAATGA
- the LOC128143101 gene encoding natural killer cells antigen CD94-like isoform X3, producing MLFFLPAMTEEVTYANLKFENSHELDNITKPEDTKKKVFQIPKDYRKQLRDLNMTKNELHANFSNTLQAIGNQLCLEGEKNLKNNGQNCVLCPANWKWEGGDTCYYHSEKMKSWEESHQFCSSRNSTLLLIKEQAKLSLVQKFPRKTYWLGLIFRPQQRIWYWTDNTALTEKQKSWTKQINFLQPCGYFYYSTIYSTTCKEEVYYICEKPAIQLQRGNNHWQEDWFVRPE from the exons atgcttttctttttaccaGCTATGACAGAAGAAGTAACATATGCTAATCTGAAATTTGAAAACAGCCATGAACTGGATAATATCACAAAGCCTGAAGATACTAAGAAAAAAG TTTTCCAGATTCCCAAGGATTACAGAAAACAACTGAGAGACCTCAACATGACAAAGAACGAGCTGCATGCAAATTTCTCAAATACGCTGCAAGCAATAGGAAATCAGCTATgcttggaaggggaaaaaaaccttaaaaataatg GCCAGAACTGTGTGCTCTGCCCTGCAAACTGGAAGTGGGAAGGTGGCGATACGTGTTACTACCACTCCGAGAAAATGAAGTCGTGGGAGGAGAGTCACCAGTTTTGTTCCTCACGAAACTCTACTCTTCTTCTGATAAAAGAGCAAGCAAAGCTG AGCTTGGTACAAAAATTTCCTAGAAAAACATACTGGCTTGGATTAATATTTAGACCTCAACAGAGAATCTGGTATTGGACAGACAACACAGCccttacagaaaagcagaagtctTG gACAAAGCAGATAAACTTCCTCCAACCTTGTGGGTATTTTTATTATAGTACCATATATAGCACAACATGTAAAGAAGAGGTTTACTATATCTGTGAAAAGCCCGCCATCCAATTACAGCGAGGTAACAACCATTGGCAAGAGGACTGGTTTGTCAGACCAGAATGA
- the LOC128143101 gene encoding C-type lectin domain family 12 member A-like isoform X5 codes for MLFFLPAMTEEVTYANLKFENSHELDNITKPEDTKKKGPSTSSRSCWPVVLILLTLCLALLMALVTLAVLCAISCSAENRQPGKPVFQIPKDYRKQLRDLNMTKNELHANFSNTLQAIGNQLCLEGEKNLKNNGQNCVLCPANWKWEGGDTCYYHSEKMKSWEESHQFCSSRNSTLLLIKEQAKLSLVQKFPRKTYWLGLIFRPQQRIWYWTDNTALTEKQKSWTKQINFLQPCGYFYYSTIYSTTCKEEVYYICEKPAIQLQRGNNHWQEDWFVRPE; via the exons atgcttttctttttaccaGCTATGACAGAAGAAGTAACATATGCTAATCTGAAATTTGAAAACAGCCATGAACTGGATAATATCACAAAGCCTGAAGATACTAAGAAAAAAG GGCCTTCCACTTCGTCCCGCTCTTGCTGGCCAGTAGTCCTGATTTTGCTCACGCTGTGCCTGGCATTGCTGATGGCGCTGGTGACCCTGGCAGTTTTAT GTGCAATTTCTTGTTCAGCTGAGAACAGGCAACCAGGCAAACCAG TTTTCCAGATTCCCAAGGATTACAGAAAACAACTGAGAGACCTCAACATGACAAAGAACGAGCTGCATGCAAATTTCTCAAATACGCTGCAAGCAATAGGAAATCAGCTATgcttggaaggggaaaaaaaccttaaaaataatg GCCAGAACTGTGTGCTCTGCCCTGCAAACTGGAAGTGGGAAGGTGGCGATACGTGTTACTACCACTCCGAGAAAATGAAGTCGTGGGAGGAGAGTCACCAGTTTTGTTCCTCACGAAACTCTACTCTTCTTCTGATAAAAGAGCAAGCAAAGCTG AGCTTGGTACAAAAATTTCCTAGAAAAACATACTGGCTTGGATTAATATTTAGACCTCAACAGAGAATCTGGTATTGGACAGACAACACAGCccttacagaaaagcagaagtctTG gACAAAGCAGATAAACTTCCTCCAACCTTGTGGGTATTTTTATTATAGTACCATATATAGCACAACATGTAAAGAAGAGGTTTACTATATCTGTGAAAAGCCCGCCATCCAATTACAGCGAGGTAACAACCATTGGCAAGAGGACTGGTTTGTCAGACCAGAATGA
- the LOC128143101 gene encoding natural killer cells antigen CD94-like isoform X4: MTEEVTYANLKFENSHELDNITKPEDTKKKVFQIPKDYRKQLRDLNMTKNELHANFSNTLQAIGNQLCLEGEKNLKNNGQNCVLCPANWKWEGGDTCYYHSEKMKSWEESHQFCSSRNSTLLLIKEQAKLSLVQKFPRKTYWLGLIFRPQQRIWYWTDNTALTEKQKSWTKQINFLQPCGYFYYSTIYSTTCKEEVYYICEKPAIQLQRGNNHWQEDWFVRPE; this comes from the exons ATGACAGAAGAAGTAACATATGCTAATCTGAAATTTGAAAACAGCCATGAACTGGATAATATCACAAAGCCTGAAGATACTAAGAAAAAAG TTTTCCAGATTCCCAAGGATTACAGAAAACAACTGAGAGACCTCAACATGACAAAGAACGAGCTGCATGCAAATTTCTCAAATACGCTGCAAGCAATAGGAAATCAGCTATgcttggaaggggaaaaaaaccttaaaaataatg GCCAGAACTGTGTGCTCTGCCCTGCAAACTGGAAGTGGGAAGGTGGCGATACGTGTTACTACCACTCCGAGAAAATGAAGTCGTGGGAGGAGAGTCACCAGTTTTGTTCCTCACGAAACTCTACTCTTCTTCTGATAAAAGAGCAAGCAAAGCTG AGCTTGGTACAAAAATTTCCTAGAAAAACATACTGGCTTGGATTAATATTTAGACCTCAACAGAGAATCTGGTATTGGACAGACAACACAGCccttacagaaaagcagaagtctTG gACAAAGCAGATAAACTTCCTCCAACCTTGTGGGTATTTTTATTATAGTACCATATATAGCACAACATGTAAAGAAGAGGTTTACTATATCTGTGAAAAGCCCGCCATCCAATTACAGCGAGGTAACAACCATTGGCAAGAGGACTGGTTTGTCAGACCAGAATGA
- the LOC128143101 gene encoding C-type lectin domain family 12 member B-like isoform X1 produces MLFFLPAMTEEVTYANLKFENSHELDNITKPEDTKKKGPSTSSRSCWPVVLILLTLCLALLMALVTLAVLFFQIPKDYRKQLRDLNMTKNELHANFSNTLQAIGNQLCLEGEKNLKNNGQNCVLCPANWKWEGGDTCYYHSEKMKSWEESHQFCSSRNSTLLLIKEQAKLSLVQKFPRKTYWLGLIFRPQQRIWYWTDNTALTEKQKSWTKQINFLQPCGYFYYSTIYSTTCKEEVYYICEKPAIQLQRGNNHWQEDWFVRPE; encoded by the exons atgcttttctttttaccaGCTATGACAGAAGAAGTAACATATGCTAATCTGAAATTTGAAAACAGCCATGAACTGGATAATATCACAAAGCCTGAAGATACTAAGAAAAAAG GGCCTTCCACTTCGTCCCGCTCTTGCTGGCCAGTAGTCCTGATTTTGCTCACGCTGTGCCTGGCATTGCTGATGGCGCTGGTGACCCTGGCAGTTTTAT TTTTCCAGATTCCCAAGGATTACAGAAAACAACTGAGAGACCTCAACATGACAAAGAACGAGCTGCATGCAAATTTCTCAAATACGCTGCAAGCAATAGGAAATCAGCTATgcttggaaggggaaaaaaaccttaaaaataatg GCCAGAACTGTGTGCTCTGCCCTGCAAACTGGAAGTGGGAAGGTGGCGATACGTGTTACTACCACTCCGAGAAAATGAAGTCGTGGGAGGAGAGTCACCAGTTTTGTTCCTCACGAAACTCTACTCTTCTTCTGATAAAAGAGCAAGCAAAGCTG AGCTTGGTACAAAAATTTCCTAGAAAAACATACTGGCTTGGATTAATATTTAGACCTCAACAGAGAATCTGGTATTGGACAGACAACACAGCccttacagaaaagcagaagtctTG gACAAAGCAGATAAACTTCCTCCAACCTTGTGGGTATTTTTATTATAGTACCATATATAGCACAACATGTAAAGAAGAGGTTTACTATATCTGTGAAAAGCCCGCCATCCAATTACAGCGAGGTAACAACCATTGGCAAGAGGACTGGTTTGTCAGACCAGAATGA